In a single window of the Gossypium hirsutum isolate 1008001.06 chromosome A13, Gossypium_hirsutum_v2.1, whole genome shotgun sequence genome:
- the LOC107959335 gene encoding acetylajmalan esterase isoform X1, which translates to MASSKSSPPGFVFSILIIISFFNFITCNNQHILSSCNFDAIYQLGDSIADTGNDVQDNPSSKFARLPYGETFKKATGRCSDGLLMIDYIALSAGIPFLDPYLNKDGLFDYGLNFAFAGATAMSAEDLAKWNVSFVPTGISLSRQLDWMFSYFNTTCHGNKDCFKKNGKALFMVGEIGGNDYNYAFLQRKTIKEVKTMVPEVVETIKQATKVSFLLRNI; encoded by the exons ATGGCTTCTAGTAAATCTTCACCACCAGGTTTTGTGTTCTCTATACTAATTATCATCTCTTTCTTCAACTTCATTACATGCAACAATCAACATATCCTTAGCAGCTGCAATTTCGATGCCATATATCAACTCGGGGATTCCATAGCAGACACGGGTAATGATGTGCAAGACAACCCTTCATCAAAATTTGCAAGGTTACCATATGGAGAAACCTTCAAGAAAGCAACTGGGAGATGCTCCGATGGTTTGTTGATGATTGATTATATAG CACTATCTGCTGGAATTCCTTTTCTTGATCCTTACTTAAACAAAGATGGATTATTTGATTATGGGCTTAATTTCGCGTTTGCCGGAGCTACTGCCATGTCTGCAGAAGATTTAGCCAAGTGGAATGTTTCCTTTGTGCCTACCGGCATATCTTTAAGTAGACAACTTGACTGGATGTTTAGCTATTTCAATACAACTTGTCATGGTAACAAAG ATTGCTTCAAGAAAAATGGAAAAGCTCTTTTCATGGTTGGGGAGATAGGAGGAAATGACTATAACTACgcctttttgcaaagaaaaaccATAAAAGAGGTTAAGACCATGGTGCCCGAGGTAGTTGAAACCATAAAACAAGCTACCAAAGTAAGTTTCCTTTTAAGAAACATCTGA
- the LOC107959335 gene encoding acetylajmalan esterase isoform X2 yields MASSKSSPPGFVFSILIIISFFNFITCNNQHILSSCNFDAIYQLGDSIADTGNDVQDNPSSKFARLPYGETFKKATGRCSDGLLMIDYIALSAGIPFLDPYLNKDGLFDYGLNFAFAGATAMSAEDLAKWNVSFVPTGISLSRQLDWMFSYFNTTCHGNKDLMVERWSLY; encoded by the exons ATGGCTTCTAGTAAATCTTCACCACCAGGTTTTGTGTTCTCTATACTAATTATCATCTCTTTCTTCAACTTCATTACATGCAACAATCAACATATCCTTAGCAGCTGCAATTTCGATGCCATATATCAACTCGGGGATTCCATAGCAGACACGGGTAATGATGTGCAAGACAACCCTTCATCAAAATTTGCAAGGTTACCATATGGAGAAACCTTCAAGAAAGCAACTGGGAGATGCTCCGATGGTTTGTTGATGATTGATTATATAG CACTATCTGCTGGAATTCCTTTTCTTGATCCTTACTTAAACAAAGATGGATTATTTGATTATGGGCTTAATTTCGCGTTTGCCGGAGCTACTGCCATGTCTGCAGAAGATTTAGCCAAGTGGAATGTTTCCTTTGTGCCTACCGGCATATCTTTAAGTAGACAACTTGACTGGATGTTTAGCTATTTCAATACAACTTGTCATGGTAACAAAG ACTTAATGGTCGAGAGATGGAGCCTCTACTAG